The following proteins are encoded in a genomic region of Cryptomeria japonica chromosome 11, Sugi_1.0, whole genome shotgun sequence:
- the LOC131860357 gene encoding uncharacterized protein LOC131860357, with product MGQLALGGKIENHLVELLNESAKSKSLKKNLYTDWDWKLKLAFPNLIIPSLFRNGNPEIPANPRLDVKWVVPEQGWYKINFDGASAGNPGRSDIGCIIRDSDDIYIKEFLEDIGLATNNEVEF from the coding sequence ATGGGCCAATTAGCCCTCGGTGGGAAAATAGAGAATCACTTGGTTGAGCTCCTGAATGAATCAGCCAAGTCCAAATCGCTGAAAAAGAATCTATATACTGATTGGGATTGGAAGCTAAAGCTAGCATTCCCAAATTTGATCATCCCCTCGCTTTTCAGAAATGGCAATCCTGAAATACCGGCTAATCCAAGGTTGGATGTTAAATGGGTAGTCCCAGAACAAGGGTGGTAtaagattaactttgatggtgcctctgcaGGGAATCCAGGGCGGAGTGATATTGGTTGTATTATTAGAGATTCTGACGACATCTATATTAAGGAATTTTTAGAAGACATTGGTTTGGCCACTAACAATGAGGTTGAATTCTGA